A region from the Brassica napus cultivar Da-Ae chromosome C8, Da-Ae, whole genome shotgun sequence genome encodes:
- the LOC106434808 gene encoding E3 ubiquitin-protein ligase ATL76-like, with amino-acid sequence MSANKLPSSAQEFQELVRGGFVSRKLLLHNPFDHNPQGAFAVAPSTHITDENNLSGNVLMLLSVLVCGVICCLGLHYIIRCAFRRSPSFMISEPVSSIPTRRGSSNKGIKKKALNMFHVVSYSREMNLPGLGEECVICLSDFVCGEKLRLLPKCNHGFHVRCIDKWLKQHLTCPKCRHCLVETCQKILGDSSQVTATAPTESLTVRIAPLEPEGRVNTYREST; translated from the coding sequence TCTGCAAATAAACTACCTTCTTCAGCTCAGGAGTTCCAAGAACTAGTCCGTGGTGGTTTTGTCTCTAGAAAACTGCTTCTGCACAACCCATTTGACCACAACCCTCAAGGAGCTTTTGCGGTCGCACCATCTACTCACATAACTGATGAGAACAACCTGAGTGGGAATGTCTTGATGCTTCTGTCAGTTCTAGTCTGTGGAGTCATTTGCTGCCTCGGGTTACATTACATCATTCGTTGCGCATTCAGACGTTCTCCAAGTTTCATGATCTCTGAGCCCGTCTCCAGTATTCCAACACGACGCGGCTCATCAAACAAAGGAATCAAGAAGAAAGCTCTGAATATGTTCCATGTCGTTAGCTACTCACGTGAGATGAACCTGCCGGGGCTTGGCGAAGAGTGCGTCATCTGTCTGTCTGATTTTGTTTGTGGTGAAAAGCTTAGGTTGCTCCCTAAGTGCAACCATGGGTTCCATGTTCGTTGCATTGACAAGTGGCTTAAACAACATTTGACGTGTCCAAAATGCAGACACTGTCTGGTTGAGACATGCCAAAAGATTTTAGGTGACTCCAGTCAAGTGACGGCAACAGCACCAACAGAGAGCCTAACTGTCAGGATAGCTCCTTTAGAGCCTGAAGGAAGAGTAAACACTTATAGAGAAAGCACCTAA
- the LOC111209154 gene encoding uncharacterized protein LOC111209154, with protein MQRTWNPWLHLGSSLSFSPQTKSDRQITHSSPIPDRFISCV; from the coding sequence ATGCAACGAACATGGAACCCGTGGTTGCACTTAGGGAGCAGCCTAAGCTTTTCACCGCAAACAAAATCTGACAGACAGATAACACACTCTTCACCAATCCCAGACAGGTTCATCTCATGTGTGTAA